The proteins below come from a single Hemitrygon akajei chromosome 2, sHemAka1.3, whole genome shotgun sequence genomic window:
- the rps5 gene encoding small ribosomal subunit protein uS7, giving the protein MTEWEGVPAVAETPEIKLFGKWSTDDVQINDISLQDYIAVKEKYAKYLPHSSGRYAAKRFRKAQCPIVERLTNSMMMHGRNNGKKLMTVRIVKHAFEIIHLLTGENPLQVLVNAIINSGPREDSTRIGRAGTVRRQAVDVSPLRRVNQAIWLLCTGAREAAFRNIKTIAECLADELINAAKGSSNSYAIKKKDELERVAKSNR; this is encoded by the exons atgACTGAGTGGGAGGGTGTGCCCGCGGTCGCTGAGACCCCAGAGATCAAGCTGTTTGGCAAATGGAGCACTGACGATGTCCAGATCAACGACATTTCCTTGCAG GACTACATCGCCGTCAAGGAGAAGTATGCCAAGTACCTGCCCCACAGCTCGGGCCGCTATGCTGCCAAGCGCTTTCGCAAGGCACAGTGCCCCATCGTGGAGCGCCTCACCAACTCCATGATGATGCACGGCCGCAACAATGGCAAGAAGCTGATGACTGTGCGCATCGTGAAGCACGCCTTCGAGATCATCCACCTGCTAACCGGTGAG AACCCCCTGCAGGTACTGGTGAATGCCATCATCAATAGCGGACCCCGGGAAGACTCCACTCGAATCGGGCGAGCTGGCACTGTGAGGAGGCAGGCTGTCGACGTGTCCCCTCTGCGGCGCGTCAACCAG GCTATCTGGCTGCTCTGCACTGGGGCCAGAGAGGCTGCATTCAGGAACATTAAAACCATTGCAGAATGCTTGGCAGATGAACTCATCAATGCTGCTAAG GGCTCTTCGAACTCCTATGCCATTAAGAAGAAGGATGAGTTGGAACGTGTGGCTAAGTCCAACCGTTAA